Below is a genomic region from Parageobacillus toebii NBRC 107807.
CCATTAAAACATTAGCAGATATTTTTATCCCGATTTTGCCGGCGATTGTGACAGCTGGTTTGTTGATGGGGATTAACAACATCTTAACAGGTCCGGGTATTTTTTATGAAGGCAAATCGTTTGTCGAAGTGCACAAAGAATGGGCAGATCTTGCTAGCATGATTAACCTTATTGCAAATACGGCGTTCGTCTTCTTGCCTGGCTTAATCGGATGGTCGGCAGTGACAAAGTTTGGCGGAAGCCCGCTTTTGGGAATTGTCCTCGGTTTGATGCTTGTCCATCCTGATTTGTTAAATGCATGGGGATGGGGAGCAGCGAAAGAAAAAGGGGAAATTCCTATTTGGAATTTATTCGGATTTGAAGTGCAAAAAGTCGGATATCAAGGCCAAGTGCTGCCGGTGCTTGTAGCGTCTTATGTACTTGCGAAAATCGAGCAATTTTTACGTAAACGTATACCGGATGCATTTCAATTGTTGCTTGTTGCACCGCTTGCGTTATTAATTACGGGCTTTTTAGCATTTATTGCAATTGGACCGATTACGTTTGCGATCGGAAATGCGATTACAAATGTATTTGTCAGCATTTTTGATAACGTTCCAGCGATTGGTGGCTTTTTGTATGGGGCATTATACGCACCGCTCGTTGTTACGGGAATGCATCATACGTTTTTACCGGTCGATTTGCAGTTGATTGCAAGCACAGGTGGTACGTTCTTATGGCCGATCCTTGTCATGTCAAACGTTGCCCAAGGTTCTGCGGCATTAGCAATGATGTTTGCTGCAAAGGATGAAAAGTTAAAAGGTCTTTCTTTCACCTCCGCAGTATCTGCTTATCTTGGCATTACCGAACCGGCGATGTTTGGGGTAAACTTGCGTTTCCGTTATCCGTTCATTTCGGCGATGACGGGTGCGGCGATTGCCGGAATGTTTATTACACTAAATAAAGTCATCGCTCCATCGATTGGCGTTGGCGGTTTGCCAGGGTTTTTATCGATCGTACCGCAAAAGTGGGCACCATTCTTTATCGGAATGGCAATCGCCATTATCGTACCGTTTGCCTTAACGTTTGTACTCAGCAAGTTCCGTAAAGAAAATCGATAACGGATATGTAATTATAAAACTATGTTCTAAATAATCAATTTAACATGCCATTGGTGAACGTTCGCCAATGGTATCGTTTTTATCTTTTATCTATAATAGAACGAGGTGATAGCGACAATGAAACAACAGCCATGGTGGAAAAAAGCAGTCGTATATCAAATTTATCCAAAAAGCTTTAAGGATACAAACGGTGATGGAATCGGTGATTTGCAAGGAATTATCGAAAAGCTCGATTATTTGAAACTGCTTGGTGTGGATGTGATTTGGCTGACGCCGATTTACAAGTCACCGCAGCGTGACAATGGCTATGATATTAGTGACTATTTTCAAATTCATGATGAATATGGCACGATGGAAGATTTTGATCGATTGTTAGAAGAAGTGCATCGGCGCGGCATGAAGTTGATCATGGATATGGTTGTCAATCATACGTCTACGGAGCATGAATGGTTTAAGCAGGCACGTACATCGAAAGATAATCCGTATCGTGATTTTTACATTTGGCGAGATCCAAAGCCGGACGGAAGTGCTCCAACGAACTGGCAGTCGAAGTTTGGCGGTTCGGCATGGGAGTACGATGAGAAAACAGGGCAATATTATTTGCATTTATTTGACGTGACACAAGCGGATTTAAACTGGGAAAACGAAGAGATGCGCCGCCGTATTTATGACATGATGCATTTTTGGTTCCAAAAAGGAGTGGACGGGTTCCGTTTAGATGTCATTAACTTGCTATCGAAAGATCAACGATTTCTTGACGATGACGGTTCGGTGCCGCCGGGCGACGGCCGCAAGTTTTACACCGACGGACCGCGCATTCATGAATTTTTGCAAGAGATGAACCGGGAAGTATTTTCGAAATACGATATTATGACGGTCGGGGAAATGTCATCCACAACAATTGACCATTGCATCAAATATACAAATCCTAATCGCCGTGAGTTAAATATGACGTTTAATTTCCATCATTTAAAGGTCGACTATCCGAACGGGGAAAAATGGGCGGTCGCCGATTTTGATTTTCTTGCACTAAAGCGAATTTTATCGGAATGGCAAGTCAAGATGCATAAAGGCGGCGGCTGGAATGCGCTCTTTTGGTGCAACCATGACCAGCCGCGGATTGTATCGCGGTACGGCGATGATGGAAAATATCATAAAGAGTCAGCGAAAATGCTGGCAACGGTCATTCATATGATGCAAGGGACGCCATATATTTACCAAGGAGAAGAAATTGGCATGACCGACCCGAAATTCGAGCGGATTGATGATTACCGCGATGTTGAGTCGCTCAATATGTACCGCATTTTGCAAGAACGAGGAAAAAGTGAACAAGAAGTGCTTGAAATTTTAAAACGGAAATCGCGCGACAATTCGCGGACGCCGATGCAATGGGACGACAGCGAACATGCCGGATTTACGACAGGCACGCCTTGGATTCGCGTTGCCCCGAACTATAAACAGATTAACGTGAAAAAAGCGCTGGAAGATCCGACATCGATTTTCTATCATTATCAACGGCTCATTCAACTTCGTAAACAATACGACATAGTTACGACTGGAGATTATCAGCTGTTGCTTGAAGATCATCCGGATATTTTCGCTTATTTGCGAAACGGAGAGAATGAAAAACTGCTTGTTGTGAATAATTTTTACGGAAGAGAAACGACGTTCATATTGCCTGATGACGTCGATGTAAGCGGCTATTCGAGCGAAATATTGCTTTCTAA
It encodes:
- the treP gene encoding PTS system trehalose-specific EIIBC component, with amino-acid sequence MGAYEQSVAKIVEAIGGKENIVAATHCVTRLRFALKDEGKVDKEALESIDIVKGSFSANGQFQVVIGQGLVDKVYNEMVEMTGIGRATKQEIKDAAEAKLNPLQRAIKTLADIFIPILPAIVTAGLLMGINNILTGPGIFYEGKSFVEVHKEWADLASMINLIANTAFVFLPGLIGWSAVTKFGGSPLLGIVLGLMLVHPDLLNAWGWGAAKEKGEIPIWNLFGFEVQKVGYQGQVLPVLVASYVLAKIEQFLRKRIPDAFQLLLVAPLALLITGFLAFIAIGPITFAIGNAITNVFVSIFDNVPAIGGFLYGALYAPLVVTGMHHTFLPVDLQLIASTGGTFLWPILVMSNVAQGSAALAMMFAAKDEKLKGLSFTSAVSAYLGITEPAMFGVNLRFRYPFISAMTGAAIAGMFITLNKVIAPSIGVGGLPGFLSIVPQKWAPFFIGMAIAIIVPFALTFVLSKFRKENR
- the treC gene encoding alpha,alpha-phosphotrehalase, which translates into the protein MKQQPWWKKAVVYQIYPKSFKDTNGDGIGDLQGIIEKLDYLKLLGVDVIWLTPIYKSPQRDNGYDISDYFQIHDEYGTMEDFDRLLEEVHRRGMKLIMDMVVNHTSTEHEWFKQARTSKDNPYRDFYIWRDPKPDGSAPTNWQSKFGGSAWEYDEKTGQYYLHLFDVTQADLNWENEEMRRRIYDMMHFWFQKGVDGFRLDVINLLSKDQRFLDDDGSVPPGDGRKFYTDGPRIHEFLQEMNREVFSKYDIMTVGEMSSTTIDHCIKYTNPNRRELNMTFNFHHLKVDYPNGEKWAVADFDFLALKRILSEWQVKMHKGGGWNALFWCNHDQPRIVSRYGDDGKYHKESAKMLATVIHMMQGTPYIYQGEEIGMTDPKFERIDDYRDVESLNMYRILQERGKSEQEVLEILKRKSRDNSRTPMQWDDSEHAGFTTGTPWIRVAPNYKQINVKKALEDPTSIFYHYQRLIQLRKQYDIVTTGDYQLLLEDHPDIFAYLRNGENEKLLVVNNFYGRETTFILPDDVDVSGYSSEILLSNYDDSSSDFRTISLRPYESIVYYLTKS